In Phenylobacterium hankyongense, the sequence GTTCAACAGCATCGTCGGCCGCTTCGCCAACCGCATCGCCGGCGGCGGTTTCACGCTCGACGGCGCGACCTACAAGCTGCCTTCCAACCCCAAGGGCATCGCCATGCACGGCGGCCCTCACGGGTTCGGAAGCCGGATCTGGCAGGCCCGGCCGTTCAGCGGCCACGGCCGCGCCGGCGTCACCCTCTCCTACCGCAGCGCCGATGGCGAGAACGGCTATCCGGGCGCCCTCGACGTCAGCGTCACCTACACGCTCGACGACAAGAACGCCCTGCGCCTCGACTACGAGGCGAAGACCGACAAGCCGACGATCGTGAACCTCACCAATCACAGCTACTTCAACCTGGCCGGCGACGCCGCGCGGGACGTCTACGACCATCGGCTGCAGATCTTCGCCGACCGCTACACGCCCACCGACGAATCCCAGATCCCGACCGGCGAGTTCGCCTCGGTGGCCGGCACGCCGTTCGACCTGCGCCAGCCCGCCCGCATCCGCGACCGCGTGGCCTCGGCCCACCCGCAGATGTTGCTGGCGCGCGGCTTCGACCAGAATTTCGTGGTGCGGAAACAGCCCGGCGATCCCCTGCCCCTGGCGGCGCGGCTGGAGGATCCGGACAGCGGACGGGTCATGGAGATCCGCACCACCCAGCCCGGCGTCCAGGTCTACACCGCCAATGGCTTCAACGGCTCGCAGCTGGGGTCGGGCGGCGGCGCCCTGCGCCAGGGCTACGGCGTCGCCTTCGAAACCGAGCACTATCCCGACAGCCCCAACAAGCCGCAGTTCCCCTCGACGGTGCTGCGGCCGGGTCAGGTGTTCCGCGAGTCGACGGTGTTCAGCTTCCCGACGCCGGTCCGGCCAGCCGCTCGGCATGCCAGCGCAGGTGGTCAGCCATGAAGGTGGAGACGAAATAGTAGCTGTGGTCGTAGCCCGGCTGCATCCGCAGGGTCAGCGGGATGCCCGCCGCCTCGCAGGCCTGGGCCAGCAGCTCGGGCTTCAGCTGGGTCTTCAGGACGCCGTCGGCCTCGCCCTGGTCCACCAGCAGGTGGTCCAGGCGAGCGCCGTCCTCGATCAGGGCGGTGGCGTCATAGCGCCGCCACGCGGCCTCGTCGCGGCCGAGATAGCCTGCTAGCGCCTTCTCGCCCCAGGGGCAGCGCATCGGGCTGGAGATCGGCGCGAAGGCCGAGACGCTCCGCCAGCGGCCGGGGTTCTTCAGCGCCAGGGTGAGCGCCCCGTGCCCGCCCATCGAATGGCCGGTGATCGCCTCGCGCGCCATGTCGACCGGGAAGTTGGCGGCCAGCACGTCGGGCAGTTCCTGGACCAGATAGCTCTCCATCCGGTAGTTGGCGGCCCAGGGCGGCTGGGTGGCGTCGAGGTAGAAGCCGGCGCCCAGGCCGAAGTCGTAGGCCCCCTCGGGATCGTCCGACACGCCCTCCCCGCGCGGACTGGTGTCCGGCGCGACGAGGATCAGGCCGAGCTCGGCGCAGGTCCGCTGGAATTGCCCCTTCTCGGTGACATTGGCGTGGGTGCAGGTGAGACCCGAAAGGAACCAGACGACCGGACAGGGCCCGGCCTCGGCCTGTGGCGGCAGGTAGACGCTGAACACCATGTCGGTGCCCGTCTCCCGGCTCTTGTGGCGGTAGACGCCCTGGACGCCGCCGAAGCTGCGCGCCGTGGAGACGGTTTCGATCCTCACGTCAGTAGACCACGACGCTGCGGATGCTCTCGCCCCGATGCATCAGGTCGAAGGCGTCGTTGATCCGTTCCAGCGGCATCTTGTGGGTGATCATCGGGTCGATCTCGATTTTCCCGTCCATGTACCAGTCGACGACCTTCGGCGTGTCGGTGCGCCCGCGCGCGCCGCCGAAGGCCGTGCCCTTCCAGACCCGCCCGGTGACCAGCTGGAACGGCCGCGTGGCGATCTCCTTGCCGGCCTCGGCCACCCCGATGATGATGCTCTCGCCCCAGCCGCGGTGGCAGGCCTCCAGCGCCTGGCGCATGACCGTCGTGTTGCCGGTGGCGTCGAAGGTATAGTCCGCGCCGCCGTCGGTCAGCTGGACCAGATGGGCGACCAGGTCGCCATCCACGGTCTTCGGGTTGACGAAGTGGGTCATGCCGAAGCGCCGGCCCCACTCCTCGCGATCGGGGTTGAGGTCGACGCCGACGATCATTCCCGCGCCGACCATCTTCAGGCCCTGGATGACGTTCAGCCCGATGCCGCCGAGGCCGAAGACGATGCAGTTGGCGCCCGGCTCCACCTGGGCGGTGTTGACCACGGCGCCGACCCCGGTGGTCACCCCGCAGCCCACGTAGCAGGCGGTCTCGAAGGGCGCGTCGGAGCGGATCTTCGCCACCGCGATCTCCGGCAGGACCGTGAAGTTCGAGAAGGTCGAGCAGCCCATGTAGTGGAAGATGGTCTGGCCCTTGTAGGAGAACCGGCTGGTCCCGTCCGGCATCAGCCCCCGCCCTTGCGTGGCGCGGATCGCGGTGCAGAGGTTGGTCTTGCGCGAGAGGCAGCTTTTGCACTGCCGGCATTCCGGCGTGTAGAGCGGGATCACGTGGTCGCCCGGCTTCACGCTGGTGACGCCCGGCCCGACCTCGACGACGACGCCGGCGCCCTCGTGACCGAGGACGGAGGGGAACAGGCCCTCCGAGTCCAGGCCGTCCAGGGTGTAGGCGTCGGTGTGGCAGATCCCGGTGGCCTTGATCTCCACCAACACCTCGCCGGCGCGCGGTCCCTCGAGATCTAGCTCGACGATCTCCAGGGGCTTCTTGGCTTCGAAGGCGACGGCGGCGCGGGTCTTCATGACGATCCTGTGGGCTGCGTGAGTCGCCGGGACCATTTCCCATGCTGGCGGTAATGTGAAGGGCCCGGATATCGGGCCGCCCGGCCGCGCGGCAACAGAGCGCCGCTGTCGGCGTTACAAGACCTATGATCGACCCACACGACCTTCCCCCCGACGAACGCGAGGTGCTGAAGTCCGCCCTCGACCGACCGCTGGCCGAGCGCGATCCCGTCACCGTCGGCCTATGCCTGAGGCTTTGCGGCCGCAGGCTCCTGCAGCGCGCCGGCGCCGCCGCCCAGGCGAACGGATGGGACGGCTCGCCCCACGCTTTCGTCCTCACCCGCGAGGGCTGGGCCTATCTGAAGGCCGAACACCGACGCGCGCCGCTTCGGCGCACCGGCTGATAAATGCCAAGCTTAGGCCGGCACCATAGCCGATCTGAGGAC encodes:
- a CDS encoding aldose epimerase family protein — protein: MIARLALASLACLALAGPTVAAEASRAPYGVTKTGEAVEAITLKNDRGMTVRILTLGGIIDEVRTPDRHGRLANVIVGLPDLKAYEANGSFNSIVGRFANRIAGGGFTLDGATYKLPSNPKGIAMHGGPHGFGSRIWQARPFSGHGRAGVTLSYRSADGENGYPGALDVSVTYTLDDKNALRLDYEAKTDKPTIVNLTNHSYFNLAGDAARDVYDHRLQIFADRYTPTDESQIPTGEFASVAGTPFDLRQPARIRDRVASAHPQMLLARGFDQNFVVRKQPGDPLPLAARLEDPDSGRVMEIRTTQPGVQVYTANGFNGSQLGSGGGALRQGYGVAFETEHYPDSPNKPQFPSTVLRPGQVFRESTVFSFPTPVRPAARHASAGGQP
- the fghA gene encoding S-formylglutathione hydrolase translates to MRIETVSTARSFGGVQGVYRHKSRETGTDMVFSVYLPPQAEAGPCPVVWFLSGLTCTHANVTEKGQFQRTCAELGLILVAPDTSPRGEGVSDDPEGAYDFGLGAGFYLDATQPPWAANYRMESYLVQELPDVLAANFPVDMAREAITGHSMGGHGALTLALKNPGRWRSVSAFAPISSPMRCPWGEKALAGYLGRDEAAWRRYDATALIEDGARLDHLLVDQGEADGVLKTQLKPELLAQACEAAGIPLTLRMQPGYDHSYYFVSTFMADHLRWHAERLAGPASGS
- a CDS encoding S-(hydroxymethyl)glutathione dehydrogenase/class III alcohol dehydrogenase produces the protein MKTRAAVAFEAKKPLEIVELDLEGPRAGEVLVEIKATGICHTDAYTLDGLDSEGLFPSVLGHEGAGVVVEVGPGVTSVKPGDHVIPLYTPECRQCKSCLSRKTNLCTAIRATQGRGLMPDGTSRFSYKGQTIFHYMGCSTFSNFTVLPEIAVAKIRSDAPFETACYVGCGVTTGVGAVVNTAQVEPGANCIVFGLGGIGLNVIQGLKMVGAGMIVGVDLNPDREEWGRRFGMTHFVNPKTVDGDLVAHLVQLTDGGADYTFDATGNTTVMRQALEACHRGWGESIIIGVAEAGKEIATRPFQLVTGRVWKGTAFGGARGRTDTPKVVDWYMDGKIEIDPMITHKMPLERINDAFDLMHRGESIRSVVVY